One part of the Synergistaceae bacterium genome encodes these proteins:
- a CDS encoding flagellar protein FlgN, whose product MRDDVLTQVTNLLTRELGIYQTLRRMVGRELEAIILNGDMEELLAILQEKQEIISRLQLLSDTWADALPSMGLEELRGTDGFWETLSSLFSEEDSATFQSVLTETRNAAEDLMKAEKNVQEELEKHVQSLRTKMLQINHGRSACIGYAKMGGGKIEQGNGDSD is encoded by the coding sequence TTGCGGGATGATGTTCTGACGCAGGTAACCAACCTTCTGACCCGAGAACTGGGAATATATCAGACCCTGCGCAGGATGGTGGGACGAGAACTGGAGGCCATCATCCTCAATGGGGATATGGAAGAATTGCTGGCTATTTTGCAGGAAAAACAGGAAATCATTTCTCGGCTGCAGCTGCTGTCGGATACCTGGGCGGATGCCCTGCCTTCCATGGGTCTGGAGGAACTGCGGGGGACGGATGGTTTTTGGGAAACGCTGTCGTCTCTTTTCAGTGAAGAGGATTCCGCCACTTTCCAGAGCGTTCTCACGGAAACGAGAAACGCCGCCGAAGACCTGATGAAGGCCGAGAAAAACGTCCAGGAAGAACTGGAAAAACACGTGCAGTCCCTCCGAACCAAAATGTTGCAGATTAACCACGGCCGATCGGCCTGTATCGGCTACGCGAAAATGGGGGGAGGAAAGATTGAGCAGGGTAACGGGGATTCCGATTAA
- a CDS encoding M48 family metalloprotease: MSRVTGIPIKIFSARSFSVFLILLLSLLSPLCARAANVDSTAEVISEDEGIEDPQLARERKIGRRTVRQIEARWELIADPARLAHLTMILNKLEPHMKRKIPYELRILRMDVPNAFCLPGGFIFFTSKMLDQLHSDAEIAAVMAHEMIHVDQSHGLKMAAKSNRLSLAALAAAVLSGGALAPVVIAQVAQVAMTSAYSIEFEKEADSMGLDVLIASGYPPSAMITLMEGFLHEEMKQPIYEYGIYMDHPESAERVRAMSAKLKALHINLQRKYPLHLLRTSIEKFGSEARLLVDGVPVWSGFNSAETLRVMTQAQKSLDRDFQMELPPYELQLEGNEILRLRNGILAQTPLPQGMQDLKTLRKNLLDALARAQAKHPIAKYFR; encoded by the coding sequence TTGAGCAGGGTAACGGGGATTCCGATTAAAATTTTTTCCGCCAGATCGTTTTCGGTGTTCCTGATTTTGCTTTTGTCTCTTCTCAGCCCCTTATGCGCCCGTGCCGCAAACGTCGACAGCACCGCTGAAGTCATTTCAGAAGACGAGGGGATAGAGGACCCTCAACTGGCCAGGGAAAGAAAAATAGGCCGCAGAACGGTTCGTCAGATCGAAGCCCGGTGGGAGCTGATTGCAGACCCCGCCCGTCTTGCGCATCTGACCATGATTCTGAACAAACTGGAACCTCACATGAAACGCAAAATCCCCTACGAGCTGCGCATCCTGCGCATGGATGTCCCCAACGCTTTCTGCCTCCCCGGGGGGTTCATTTTTTTTACGTCAAAGATGCTGGACCAGTTGCACTCGGATGCCGAAATTGCCGCGGTCATGGCCCATGAAATGATTCACGTGGATCAAAGCCACGGGCTGAAAATGGCCGCGAAATCCAACAGGCTGAGCCTCGCGGCGCTGGCCGCCGCAGTGCTCAGCGGAGGAGCGCTGGCCCCCGTGGTTATCGCCCAGGTCGCCCAAGTCGCCATGACCAGCGCCTACAGCATCGAATTCGAAAAAGAAGCCGACAGTATGGGACTCGACGTCCTCATCGCCTCCGGGTACCCGCCCTCCGCGATGATCACCCTCATGGAGGGGTTTCTGCACGAGGAAATGAAGCAGCCCATCTACGAATACGGCATTTACATGGATCATCCGGAATCCGCCGAACGCGTCAGGGCCATGAGCGCAAAACTGAAAGCGCTGCATATAAATCTTCAGAGAAAATATCCCTTGCATCTGCTCAGAACTTCCATAGAAAAGTTCGGCAGTGAAGCAAGGCTGCTGGTGGATGGCGTTCCGGTCTGGAGCGGGTTTAACAGTGCGGAAACTCTCAGGGTGATGACGCAGGCGCAGAAAAGCCTCGATCGGGATTTTCAGATGGAACTCCCGCCCTATGAACTGCAGCTGGAGGGCAATGAGATTCTGCGTCTGCGAAACGGTATTCTGGCCCAGACGCCTCTGCCCCAGGGGATGCAGGACCTGAAAACCCTCAGAAAAAACCTGCTGGATGCCCTTGCCCGGGCTCAGGCCAAACATCCCATCGCAAAGTATTTCAGGTAA